From the genome of Gemmatimonas phototrophica, one region includes:
- a CDS encoding alpha/beta fold hydrolase encodes MTTPGTQQRRHRTGPQRAILLAGLAFLLSACVARSMVMSPSTIRDTIWYASARAREEGHDKRVLADSVEYGAAIYDRTNPRDPFTSALQLTLRDSIRYTREAFISVLAQRVTTQPAPNDLALVYVHGFGTGLGECWSNPMQARIRSGSAVPWIAYCWPSHGAGITWPRGGSLVVRAYEEDTAAVVASVPLFRQVLDAVIAAIGAPRVVLTAHSLGARLVGEVLTGAETRDSFPLGRPAPAQATGLPDPKLAEPLRALAFLAPDLEAMRFADTLLPQLRPSAQRIVLYSSRRDRALTISRRMHDSPRAGLAEPTPVLRAGLETVDMTEGLNADGWWQRHFGNHHSIRRISGVMWDLVHVVGGEFAASCRERLGYGVLETNGSWRLLAGLYPDATQLSACARRRSIGDTISQQGPRSP; translated from the coding sequence ATGACAACACCAGGCACACAACAGCGACGGCACCGAACGGGCCCGCAGCGCGCGATACTGCTGGCGGGCCTCGCCTTCCTGCTGTCGGCGTGCGTGGCCCGTTCGATGGTCATGTCCCCCAGTACGATACGGGATACCATCTGGTATGCGTCCGCACGAGCACGTGAAGAGGGGCACGACAAACGGGTTCTGGCCGACTCGGTGGAATACGGTGCTGCCATATACGACCGGACCAACCCGCGCGATCCCTTCACCAGCGCTCTGCAATTGACGCTGCGTGACTCCATCCGCTATACCCGTGAGGCCTTTATTTCGGTGCTCGCCCAGCGCGTCACGACGCAGCCTGCTCCGAACGACCTGGCGCTGGTGTACGTGCACGGCTTCGGCACCGGACTTGGCGAGTGCTGGTCGAACCCAATGCAGGCTCGTATTCGCTCCGGGTCTGCTGTCCCGTGGATTGCCTATTGCTGGCCATCGCACGGGGCCGGGATTACGTGGCCCCGTGGAGGCAGTCTGGTTGTACGCGCGTATGAGGAGGACACGGCTGCCGTCGTGGCCAGCGTCCCGCTATTCCGGCAGGTGCTCGATGCCGTCATCGCCGCGATTGGCGCACCACGCGTGGTGTTGACCGCTCACTCACTTGGTGCTCGCCTCGTTGGTGAAGTGCTGACTGGCGCGGAAACACGCGACTCCTTCCCGCTGGGCAGGCCGGCCCCCGCTCAGGCAACCGGATTGCCAGATCCCAAACTGGCGGAACCGTTGCGGGCATTGGCATTTCTCGCGCCTGATCTTGAGGCGATGCGCTTTGCCGATACGCTGCTCCCGCAACTGCGGCCGAGCGCGCAGCGCATCGTGCTGTACAGTTCCCGCCGAGACCGGGCGCTCACGATTTCCCGACGTATGCACGATTCGCCGCGCGCGGGGCTCGCCGAGCCAACACCAGTACTGCGCGCAGGGCTGGAAACGGTGGATATGACGGAGGGGCTCAACGCCGACGGCTGGTGGCAACGCCATTTCGGGAATCACCACTCCATTCGCCGGATCTCCGGTGTCATGTGGGATCTGGTGCATGTGGTGGGTGGTGAATTCGCCGCGTCCTGTCGGGAAAGGTTGGGGTATGGCGTGCTGGAAACCAACGGATCGTGGCGACTGCTGGCTGGCCTGTATCCGGATGCCACGCAACTGTCCGCCTGCGCGCGCAGGCGATCAATTGGTGACACCATTTCACAACAAGGACCTCGTTCACCATGA
- a CDS encoding WD40/YVTN/BNR-like repeat-containing protein, translated as MGLSTSSLHGLRWRHIGPFRAGRTKSAVGVAQQPNVFYIGPTNGGVWKSTDYGRTWNPIADAMSSGSIGAIEVAPSDPNVIYVGSGEGLQRPDLSTGDGLYRSADGGKTWQHLGLRDGQQIPRIAIDPKNPDRLFVAVLGHPYGPNTERGIYRSVNGGRSFDRVLYKDENTGGADVVLSPNDPNTIYAVLWEARQGPWENAAWSGANSGLFKSVDGGATWVQLAGGLPTTADGLGRIGIGVSPSDPRRLYITATAGAKSGIYRSDDAGATWVRTTADGRYYGRGDDFASITVDPRDANVLYTMNVVAWKSTDGGYNWKSLRGAPGGDDYQRLWINPQTPEIMLLAADQGAVVTVNGGDTWSSWYNQGTAQFYHVTADYNWPYQLCGGQQESGSACVSSRGNDGSITYRDWRPVGASEYSYVAPDPLNPNIYYGGTVTRFDRRTGQVQNVSPNAGRGRGGAGSGPDYFRGIRTMPILFSPINKRKLYYGTNVVWETVNGGRSWKRLSDDLSRPTWTVPASVGIYASTPAATPTRRGVVYTIAPSPVDSNTVWAGTDDGLIHVTRNGGRTWRNVTPPQLAPWWKVSIMDASHFDANTAYAAVNTFRLDDLRPHLYRTRDGGATWTEITAGMPADAPTNVIREDPVRRGLLYAGTETQVWFSLNDGDQWQPLKLNMPPISIRDLIIKDDDVAVGTHGRGFWILDNITALRQWREASASGVTLFKPALATRVRYSMYTDTPIPPDEPRAENPPDGAMIDYYLPRDARQVTLEILDARQRVVRRFSSTDPTPAPADAGNAPWYWFRPAAAPSRMAGMQRFTWDLHYARPTTECALPISATPYNTKCEPEGPWVMPGTYTARLTVDGTVHSQSFRVRMDPRVQTPLAVLKQQHDLSVALYDAMLEGRALADTLKQAGNAAGAAELERAVAAHAAVIEALQDADDVPTDVMVRTARERLTQWQALKQKGRR; from the coding sequence GTGGGGCTGAGCACCAGCAGCTTGCACGGCCTGCGCTGGCGCCACATTGGACCGTTCCGCGCCGGGCGCACCAAGAGTGCCGTCGGGGTCGCTCAGCAGCCAAATGTGTTCTACATCGGCCCCACGAATGGTGGCGTCTGGAAGTCCACGGACTACGGGCGGACCTGGAACCCCATTGCCGATGCCATGTCGAGTGGGTCCATCGGTGCCATTGAGGTGGCGCCGTCCGACCCCAACGTGATTTACGTGGGGAGTGGAGAGGGATTGCAACGCCCGGACCTGTCTACAGGCGATGGCCTGTATCGCTCGGCCGACGGCGGCAAAACGTGGCAGCATCTCGGCCTGCGTGACGGGCAACAGATTCCGCGCATTGCCATCGATCCCAAAAATCCCGACCGCTTGTTTGTGGCGGTGTTGGGGCACCCGTATGGTCCCAACACGGAGCGGGGGATCTATCGTTCGGTGAATGGTGGACGGTCCTTTGATCGGGTGCTCTACAAGGATGAGAACACTGGCGGTGCCGATGTGGTATTGTCGCCAAACGATCCCAATACGATCTATGCCGTGCTGTGGGAGGCCCGTCAGGGGCCATGGGAGAACGCTGCCTGGAGTGGGGCCAATTCGGGGCTGTTCAAAAGCGTGGACGGTGGCGCGACCTGGGTGCAGTTGGCGGGTGGACTACCTACCACGGCGGACGGACTGGGGCGCATTGGGATTGGGGTGAGCCCCAGTGATCCGCGTCGCTTGTACATCACGGCCACGGCGGGCGCCAAGAGTGGGATTTACCGAAGCGATGATGCCGGTGCCACCTGGGTGCGTACGACGGCTGATGGCCGGTACTATGGCCGGGGTGATGACTTCGCGTCCATTACCGTGGACCCGCGAGATGCCAATGTGCTCTACACGATGAACGTGGTGGCGTGGAAGAGCACCGATGGCGGATACAATTGGAAGAGTCTCCGGGGAGCACCCGGTGGCGACGATTATCAGCGACTGTGGATCAATCCCCAGACACCGGAGATCATGCTGCTGGCGGCTGATCAGGGGGCTGTGGTGACCGTGAACGGCGGAGACACGTGGAGCTCATGGTACAATCAGGGCACCGCGCAGTTCTATCATGTCACGGCCGACTACAACTGGCCGTACCAGCTCTGTGGGGGGCAACAGGAATCGGGCTCCGCCTGCGTCTCAAGCCGCGGCAACGATGGCAGCATTACGTACCGTGATTGGCGACCGGTGGGCGCCAGCGAGTACAGCTACGTGGCCCCCGATCCGTTGAATCCCAACATCTACTATGGCGGGACCGTCACCAGGTTCGACCGGCGAACGGGGCAGGTGCAAAACGTGAGTCCCAATGCCGGTCGGGGTCGGGGAGGGGCCGGGAGCGGTCCCGACTATTTCCGCGGCATTCGCACAATGCCGATTCTCTTTTCGCCCATCAACAAGCGAAAACTGTATTACGGCACCAATGTGGTGTGGGAAACCGTGAACGGCGGGCGTAGCTGGAAGCGACTCAGTGACGATCTGTCACGCCCCACCTGGACTGTCCCCGCGAGTGTCGGCATTTATGCCAGTACGCCGGCCGCCACACCAACCCGTCGCGGCGTCGTGTATACGATTGCGCCGAGTCCGGTGGACTCCAACACCGTGTGGGCCGGTACCGACGATGGGCTCATTCATGTGACACGTAACGGTGGTCGGACGTGGCGGAACGTGACACCTCCGCAACTTGCGCCGTGGTGGAAGGTGTCCATCATGGACGCCTCGCATTTTGATGCCAATACCGCCTATGCGGCGGTAAACACCTTCCGACTCGATGATCTGCGGCCGCATCTCTATCGGACACGCGATGGCGGGGCCACCTGGACCGAAATCACCGCGGGTATGCCCGCCGATGCGCCAACCAATGTGATTCGCGAGGACCCCGTGCGGCGCGGGCTGCTGTACGCGGGCACGGAAACGCAGGTCTGGTTCTCGCTGAATGATGGCGATCAGTGGCAGCCGCTCAAGCTCAACATGCCCCCCATTTCCATTCGTGATCTCATCATCAAGGATGATGATGTGGCGGTGGGGACACACGGGCGTGGCTTCTGGATCCTGGACAACATCACCGCGCTGCGGCAGTGGCGTGAGGCCTCGGCCTCTGGCGTGACGCTCTTCAAGCCCGCTCTGGCAACTCGCGTGCGCTATTCCATGTACACCGACACCCCCATCCCCCCGGATGAGCCGCGCGCAGAGAATCCGCCGGATGGCGCCATGATTGATTACTACCTGCCGCGGGATGCCCGGCAGGTCACGCTTGAGATTCTGGATGCCCGGCAACGTGTCGTGCGTCGCTTTTCGAGCACCGATCCAACGCCGGCGCCGGCCGATGCCGGCAATGCGCCGTGGTACTGGTTCCGGCCTGCGGCCGCGCCGTCGCGTATGGCGGGAATGCAGCGCTTTACGTGGGATCTGCACTACGCCCGTCCTACCACCGAGTGCGCCCTCCCCATCTCGGCGACGCCGTACAACACGAAGTGTGAGCCCGAGGGACCATGGGTGATGCCCGGGACGTACACCGCTCGCCTGACGGTGGACGGTACGGTTCATTCGCAGTCGTTCCGCGTGCGCATGGATCCACGCGTCCAGACACCGCTCGCGGTGCTCAAACAGCAGCATGATCTGTCGGTCGCGCTGTATGACGCCATGCTGGAGGGGCGAGCGCTTGCCGATACACTGAAACAGGCGGGAAACGCGGCTGGGGCGGCCGAGTTGGAGCGGGCGGTCGCTGCGCACGCCGCCGTGATAGAAGCACTGCAGGACGCCGACGATGTCCCAACCGATGTGATGGTTCGGACGGCGCGTGAGCGCCTGACCCAGTGGCAAGCGCTGAAGCAGAAGGGGAGACGCTAG
- a CDS encoding LytR/AlgR family response regulator transcription factor gives MSQRILIVDDEPLARERVADLLRRQSPTAELREAGSGDAAVTLISAWRPQVVFLDVQMPEGSGLDVVTRIGPADMPCTIFTTAYDEYAVHAFDLAAVDYLLKPFDDERFARAWARAMERQTQQAVVEHARQLGVLLAGHAGGTVSARPPVPRYIDRVVVKQDQRTVVVMLADVQWMESDGNYVILHAGRDTYQLRDTLTSLESRLDPRRFVRIHRQTIVDMRAMKELQPWFGGDQMMILRDGQRLKVSRNLRVEVAKRLAGEW, from the coding sequence ATGAGCCAGCGCATCCTGATTGTTGATGACGAACCCCTCGCGCGCGAACGGGTGGCGGATTTGCTACGGCGGCAGTCGCCAACGGCCGAGCTCCGTGAGGCGGGAAGTGGCGACGCTGCCGTGACGCTGATTTCAGCATGGCGCCCGCAGGTGGTGTTCCTCGATGTGCAAATGCCGGAAGGGAGCGGTCTGGATGTTGTGACGCGCATTGGGCCCGCGGACATGCCGTGCACCATCTTTACCACGGCCTACGACGAATATGCGGTACACGCCTTTGATTTGGCGGCGGTGGACTATCTGCTCAAGCCCTTCGACGATGAACGATTTGCGCGTGCCTGGGCGAGGGCCATGGAACGCCAGACCCAGCAGGCGGTAGTCGAACATGCCCGCCAGCTCGGGGTACTGCTCGCCGGCCATGCAGGTGGTACGGTATCGGCGCGTCCCCCGGTTCCTCGGTACATCGACCGTGTGGTGGTGAAACAGGACCAGCGCACGGTGGTGGTGATGCTCGCTGACGTGCAGTGGATGGAGTCAGATGGCAACTATGTCATCCTGCACGCTGGTCGCGACACGTATCAGTTGCGTGACACCCTCACCAGTCTTGAAAGCCGACTCGATCCGCGTCGGTTTGTACGCATTCATCGCCAAACGATTGTGGACATGCGTGCCATGAAGGAGCTGCAGCCCTGGTTTGGCGGTGACCAGATGATGATTCTCCGCGATGGACAGCGGCTCAAGGTCAGCCGGAACTTGCGGGTGGAGGTGGCCAAGCGTCTGGCCGGGGAATGGTGA
- a CDS encoding DUF6265 family protein: MQTPILAVLTLLMAGAWPTVGSSSPRLRLDGLKRDAVTGLGWMAGCWQQRNGTRVTDEQWMHPAGGSMIGMSRTVAGDRMRAWEALRIVEEEGRVVYVAQPGGGPATRFAASHLSDTLAVFGNPAHDFPQRIAYRRVGADSMVASISAVRNGNEQRMDIPMRRIVCE, encoded by the coding sequence ATGCAAACACCAATTCTGGCAGTGCTCACGTTACTGATGGCTGGCGCCTGGCCCACGGTCGGGTCTTCATCGCCGCGCCTGCGGCTGGACGGGTTGAAACGGGATGCGGTGACAGGGCTGGGCTGGATGGCGGGTTGCTGGCAGCAGCGCAACGGGACACGGGTGACGGATGAGCAGTGGATGCATCCGGCGGGTGGAAGCATGATCGGGATGAGTCGCACGGTGGCTGGTGACCGTATGCGGGCGTGGGAAGCGTTGCGCATCGTGGAGGAGGAGGGGCGCGTTGTCTATGTGGCTCAGCCGGGAGGCGGTCCTGCCACGCGTTTCGCCGCGTCACACCTCTCCGATACGTTGGCCGTTTTCGGGAATCCTGCGCATGATTTTCCGCAGCGTATTGCCTATCGACGCGTCGGTGCCGATTCGATGGTGGCCAGCATCTCCGCCGTTCGAAACGGGAACGAGCAGCGCATGGATATTCCCATGCGACGCATTGTTTGTGAGTGA